AGCTGTGCTGTAACGTGGAACTTCCGTGCCATGCTACTTCACAAAACTAAGTACAACTAGTCTGTTGCCTCTTCACAACAGGAACAACCTCTAAACTAGTCAGCTAATGTAACACGCTGAAAAGGGCAAATTTTGAATTGTGCAATAAGGCaggtctgcttggttctttcagtgaatgattttaaagatttacaaagactGTTTACAGCTTTTACTAGCTAACTGGGATGTTTCGGGGCCGATTGGCAGGGATTGCAATGgacaaagtaaaagtaaaagtacacacaaCGAAatactggtaagagcaaattacgtttccccatgtatccagctaactTAAATAGCTCATCTTATTGTATTTTGTCAGTTACTTTTAACTGTTACTTTAACATTTGATGTGGTCTTCActtttgcagggtgcaaatgtttcacctaaacaagttcctttctgaGACCATTTTAGTGAGGCATCCAGCACTTTGCGCCACCCAAGGCCatagtgattggtttaaagaaatgcaaacaatccagagttttcttttcctcctatcccagaacGTGGTCTAGCCAGACCTTAGTCCACAGCTGATATACACAACTGACCACATCCAGCTGGGGTCTGGTCAAAATTTCAAGAGATTTTAATGACCAATATACTCCATCAGCTATTGAAACACCTTCTCCCCATACCTAAGTTGTCAGAATTGGAGTGGGTGTGTTCAAAAACTTCTCAATTTTCCCCGAAACTGTCAACCATTTTAAAGCCGTGTTAAGTTACTCTTTAATGGGGTCTATTACAACTAATGGCAATGCTGTGTTAATACTGTAGTGCAGAAAGGATTTGATTTAATCCCAATTCAAATTACAATCTCCAAAGCTCTATTCAATTTGGTTTACCAGCGGTTAGAATGACATGAGTATAGTAGCAGACATGCAACAATGAGGTAGACTGTGCACCTTCGGACAGCCAGCAAAATGCTGGatgaaaataatgtaataagaAAGATAACTCTGACCAAAAGCTGGAAACCACTAATGGTCTGACATTCATTTGGCCCCAGGAAAACTGGATGGTCAATTGCAATATTGACAAATGCCAATATATTGCCTGTAGCTATACCCTAAAACCCGTCCCATGTTTTCACAAACCCTCCCATTCCCCATGCGATTTGCAAACTAACATTCATTACAGAGGTACAAACTGTCACGTCTCTGCCTTGTCGGATAGTGAGGTGTAACAGTCAGGAAGAAGACTTAATTGTAAGGCAGCAAAAGTGTAAGTCTATACTAAACACTGAGTATTGTGGAATAACAGAAGAGGTATAATGCCCACAGAAGGGGCATAGTTTcacataaaagaaaacattctaAAAAAACTCAGATAATTCGTCATATGGCGTTGCTCACTACAATCTCAAACCTCTTATACAGCAGTGATTCAAACATTTAGAAAGCGTCCTGAGTGCAATAGTACAGCAGTATTCCTGAGTGTTACACcaactgaaaacaaacaaaaccttgGCAACATTCTTCatcagcaattttttttttaacctgaggTAGTTCCAAAAGCAGCTTCAACAGGTGGAAGGGGATCCATGTATCCCATCTCTCCATCAAAGCAGTGTGATTGGCCTCTGTGCTTCCCCGGCGTCAGTGTTGCCCAATTTACAGCTTAATCGGAGGTCTCGGGTGGCGGGGCCGAAAGGCTgtgctcctcctcctcacctttCAAGGAGGACGGTTTTCCCTGAGAACCCGGTGAGGACTGTTGTGCTTTGATTGGGCAGTTGGCAACCATGTGGTCAATGCTCTGGCAGAAATGGCACTTCTTGGGCTGGGGTGGTAGCTTGCACTCTTTAGCATGGTGGTCCAGGCCTCCGCAGTTGTAGCACCTACAAGAGCAGAGAGCATTTAGTCACATGTAATGTGTGCTCAAAAAAGTTCCATGAAATTTGTACACATCTAATCCTTTACCCTCATTGAAGAATCCcaaatttcaaaactttaaCCACTGGATGTAAGATGTGTGCTACCTCATTGAAAGGCCTGTTGTCACATTGCATTTTGAATCCTGATTGGCTTATGAactagttgtgatgtcacaaaacCATGCTTGTACATGCACATCTTTAAGATTAGCCACAGACAAACCTTCCTGCTTCAGCAGATTAATGTGAAAACATCCCTATAATGTGAAACTTATGCACAATTCTGGACAGTGAaggtaaaacatttaaatgaagtaaCAATAACCAATGCACTTTTTTGAGTGAAGGGGACTTTAAGTTGCACCTATAAGCCACTAGATGGATACATTTCACCTGGATTGACTTCAGTTTGCATTTGGTCATAAAGCTTGCAAGGGCATTTCAGGTCACACTGCATTGCTTTGTGGAGGAGCACGCCAGGTTGGAAAAGTTCAAAACATGTAATTGTTTCTTAGATAGTCAATTACAATCAAAATTTATGAAATCTTATTAGCAACCTTTGAGCAAGCAGGAGTTTCTGAAAGGTTTTACAATTGAAGTGCATGACTACTAGCCtagaaatccagacccaaatccgaaagattaagggtctggcattgagtaatgccATAAAGTAGACGACTACTACTAACTGCAAGACTAAAGTGGCAGGGctcctattttttttctcattgacCTGGTATGGTCGCCATAACTTACTATCTCAATGTATCATGAAGAGCTTGCCTTATTTGTCGGTTTGCACTGCCAATAGCTTCCCTTGGACTCTATCGTGGCAAAATAAGACATCGCTTAATCGGCACTGAACTTTAGAAATGGAACAGCATACAGGGTCATAAGTTGGAGCCATTACGGGTGCCATCGGACAACTCTGTTTGTACATAATCTATAGAATGGCCACGCGTGCAGGGGCGGAAGACAGATGGGTGGTGGGCGTGGGGCAGTCACTCCGTGCCACTGCGGACCCTCTACCACCATTGTAGCAGCAGATGACATTTAAACAGGGCGGCTGCCGAGGGGTCAGTGTGGCCGTTGGGGTGGTGTCAAGGTCTATAGCTTCACGTCATAGAAGCTCCCTACATCAGCGTCCATCAGGAGGCAAGGGGAAGTGGTCTCTTTGTCTAAAAAAGCTGCAATAATGACCTCTGAACCCAGCCCTCACCGCCCTATCCTCCGTTCTCTAACCCCCAATTCAATCCCAGCCCTCTTGCATTTACTCATACactgttaccatgacaacagtGACCTTTCACCCCCTTGCCCGGGCTCTTACATCTGTTATCAATTAaatggacaacacacacacacacacacacacacacacacacacNNNNNNNNNNacacacacacacacacacacacacacacacacacgactaaAAGCAGCTGTGCACTTTGGTGGTAAAACATGAACCTGGACTATAAACTGGAATGTACTCCTTACTCCTGTCCCAATGATATCTGACTATTGGTTGATCAATTAATCATACACGAAACACCATCCAGTGTTGCATAATAAAATATGCTAGAGGGGTACGATATCTTAGCCATGGATCAGTGTGGTCTATGGAGAGTTATTGAGCCACACCAGGCCTCCCAGGACTCTTTGAGGCAGTAATGATCTCTGTTCTCACACTGACTACTCTCTGGTTCTAATCACAACTGACAGGGTGAAGTTGATACTCCTCTAACCCTATGCTGTATTGATATTCAAATATTCAACCCAAAAGTCAAGGCATCcttggctttttttctttcacttggaGACACTGTTGCCTTTGCATGGAACCCTGAAATCTTTGGAAGAAATGttttatgaataaaaatacaCTTATAAATTgatcattaattttttttgtaaatttcacAGGACCTGAACTCAGAACTACTTTTTTGCATAGGTTCAgatcaaacaaaaatataaaatcactTCTTTTGAGGTAATGAGGAATGACTATCACATTGGTGGTAAAGGATGGTTTAGGAAGAAAGAGTGTCAGTGGGTGTGAATTCACTAGGGGACAGCAGATTTAAACAGTTATTGATCCAGGTCACACGTCAAGCCTGCTGGTGTGACCCTTGCTAGGGCTGAAGGTGGGGGTTGGGGTTGAGGAAGAGGAAGCAAAACGGGGAGAAACTAAAACACCATTGTATATCTGATCCAAACTGGACACAACAATGGGCGTTTGTGGACTTGTgagaaatgtaatgtaaatacataattaaaacaTATCTCATTTTGAATTAGGTTTTAGATCAACAGAAGTTTTCTTTACATGTTTAGAAAATGCACTGCTAGCATTAATTAAATATACTTTTTCTCTTCCCCAGATCGTCACATCTTACCTATCTCCCTTTAACCGTCGTTTCTGGACCTTCTTGCCTTTGGGTCTCCTTTCACTGCCCACACAATGGATGCCGTCCGGTCCGGTCACTCTCTGAGACTCCAGGCCCTTTGATGATTTCTTGAAGGTAAACTCAACTGCCTCACCTTCCTTTAGGCTACGGAAGCCCTCCATGTGCAACTTGCTCTGAATGATGACATAGAAAGGAGTCAGCATCAATTTTGGGGAAATCCCTTTTTATGGTGACTTAGGTTTTTGTAAAGCTTCTAATAGA
The Etheostoma spectabile isolate EspeVRDwgs_2016 chromosome 6, UIUC_Espe_1.0, whole genome shotgun sequence genome window above contains:
- the lin28aa gene encoding protein lin-28 homolog A isoform X2; amino-acid sequence: MAEGVCKTEEDEGPSTEEDSQSFHGVGVCKWFNVRMGFGFLSMTKREGVPLDEPVDVFVHQSKLHMEGFRSLKEGEAVEFTFKKSSKGLESQRVTGPDGIHCVGSERRPKGKKVQKRRLKGDRCYNCGGLDHHAKECKLPPQPKKCHFCQSIDHMVANCPIKAQQSSPGSQGKPSSLKGEEEEHSLSAPPPETSD
- the lin28aa gene encoding protein lin-28 homolog A isoform X1 — protein: MGSVSNQEFPGVCKTEEDEGPSTEEDSQSFHGVGVCKWFNVRMGFGFLSMTKREGVPLDEPVDVFVHQSKLHMEGFRSLKEGEAVEFTFKKSSKGLESQRVTGPDGIHCVGSERRPKGKKVQKRRLKGDRCYNCGGLDHHAKECKLPPQPKKCHFCQSIDHMVANCPIKAQQSSPGSQGKPSSLKGEEEEHSLSAPPPETSD